The Bacteroidota bacterium DNA window GTTGTCCATTGCAGTTGATAGTGTATGTATGTGAGAAAAAACTTTCTGAACTACTATAATTCAGTTTTTTGTTATTTTTTGCAATCAATTTTCAATTGTTAAAAAAAATTAAAATTATCTTCTATAATCTGCAAATTTAAAATATTTATAATTCACATATGTTTAATAATGGTACTTTTGTTTTTTATTTAATCATTTTTGAAGTGAGCAAAACGAACGAACAATTTGACGAAATAATAAAAATCTGTGAAGAGGTTTTTGTAAAAAAATTACAAGACTACGGAACTGCCTGGCGAATTTTGCGATTAAGTTCTGTTACAGACCAGATTTACATCAAAGCAAACAGAATTAGAAGCATTGAATTAATTGGCGAAAAGAAAATTGATGAAGGGCAAAAGGACGAATTTATTGGGATAATAAATTACGGAATCATCGGATTAATTCAGCTTGAATTAGGAATTTCTGAAAAAGCCGATTTGCCGATTAACAAAGCGAGAGATTTATACAAAAAAATCTTCCTTAGAGCCAAAAATTTGATGATTGATAAAAACCACGATTATGGCGAAGCATGGCGAAGTATGCGTGTAAGTTCATATACCGATTTGATTTTGATGAAAATAAACCGTACAAAACAAATTGAAAATAATATGGGGCAAACTTTGATTTCAGAAGGAATAGATGCTAATTATTTCGATATGAT harbors:
- a CDS encoding DUF1599 domain-containing protein, which gives rise to MSKTNEQFDEIIKICEEVFVKKLQDYGTAWRILRLSSVTDQIYIKANRIRSIELIGEKKIDEGQKDEFIGIINYGIIGLIQLELGISEKADLPINKARDLYKKIFLRAKNLMIDKNHDYGEAWRSMRVSSYTDLILMKINRTKQIENNMGQTLISEGIDANYFDMINYSVFALIKIELEQDKK